One segment of Neodiprion fabricii isolate iyNeoFabr1 chromosome 1, iyNeoFabr1.1, whole genome shotgun sequence DNA contains the following:
- the LOC124188082 gene encoding enhancer of split mgamma protein-like: protein MQMHEQVIVDGQEQPISRTYQYRKVMKPMLERKRRARINRCLDELKDLMVTALAGDGENVAKLEKADILELTVRHLHKLQRQQRLSANPVIDADRFRAGYTHCANEVSRCLAATPGVDVALGTKLMTHLGHKLNAMDKTGPLTIHVIAPQSSPTGSESTDDIGEDYSMPLTPASSQPSPARSDVEGASFSHRGLLQVAKPTESVWRPW from the exons ATGCAGATGCACGAGCAGGTTATTGTCGATGGACAGGAACAACCGATCAGCAGGACTTACCAATACAGAAAG GTGATGAAACCGATGTTGGAACGCAAACGTAGGGCGCGTATAAACAGATGTCTCGACGAGCTGAAGGACCTGATGGTGACGGCGCTTGCTGGCGACGGAGAAAACGTCGCGAAGCTCGAGAAGGCCGACATCCTCGAATTGACGGTTCGACACCTCCACAAGCTCCAGAGGCAGCAAAGACTCTCGGCTAACCCGGTCATAGACGCGGACAGATTCAGGGCCGGGTACACGCATTGCGCGAACGAGGTTAGCCGGTGCCTGGCGGCGACGCCGGGCGTCGACGTCGCCCTTGGAACCAAGCTCATGACGCACTTGGGCCACAAGCTCAACGCTATGGACAAGACGGGACCTCTGACCATCCACGTCATCGCCCCCCAGTCATCGCCGACGGGCAGCGAAAGCACCGACGACATCGGCGAGGACTATTCCATGCCACTGACGCCGGCCTCCAGCCAACCGTCGCCCGCCAGATCCGACGTCGAGGGGGCCTCGTTCAGTCATCGGGGCCTTCTGCAGGTCGCCAAGCCGACCGAGTCCGTTTGGAGACCGTGGTAA